The Silene latifolia isolate original U9 population chromosome X, ASM4854445v1, whole genome shotgun sequence genome contains the following window.
agccaccagccagcagaacatATGCATCCGATCATCTCGCCTTGGCCTTTTATGAAATAGGGAATGGACATTGTGGGACTATTACCCCGTGCTTCTGGAAACAGGGCGTACATGCTGGCAATGACGAATTACTTCtctaaatggatagaggcagaggCTTTCCCTCAGATCTAGGAgaagcatgtgatatctttcatcAAGAGGAACATAGTCAGCAGATATGACATCCattcagaaatcatatgtgacaacagGTCACAATTCATATCCAACAGAACTAAGAAGACTCTGCGCGGGTGAAACATCAAGTTGCTTAAGTCCACTCCTAGGAATCCGCAGTCCAatggtcaggcagaatccagcaacAAGATAGTCATGAAGAACCTGAAAAGAAGGCTGGAGGAGATAGGAGGCAACTGGGCAGATGAGCTCATCTTCGTGCTGTGGTCTGATAGAACTACCCTCAAAgtggcaacaggtcaaacaccattCCGTCTGGTATATGGGGCCGAGGCAGTTATTCCCTCTGAGGTGCAAGTACCGACGCATCGATATGCCAATGCCACCGAAGAGAGGAACCAGGTAGAAATGGCCAGCAGCCTGGATACCATTGATGAGCCAAGGACCAGCACCCAAATCAGGATGGCAACCTACAAGCAGACAGCTGCCAAGAGTTACAACAAAAACTTAAGGCTGAGAACACTGCAGGTAGGGGACCTGGTACTCAGGAAGGTATTCCTAAACACCAAGAATCAGAgtgcaggcaaattcgcctataactgggaaggtccctaccgcaTAGAAGGCATCGTGGGTAATGGGGCATACAAGTTGGAGACTATGGATGGGGAAGCTGTCCCTAGATCCTGGAACATCATTCACCTTAAAAAGTATTATGTCCGAGGTTCCAGGTGCAGGACCCAGAAGTTCCACCTCTAACAGATACATCCCAGGACCCTTGAATCCTAGCATTCAATACTCCAGAAACCTTAGAACATGAACTAACTTGCTAAAAGTGTCTTTGATTAAGCAGCTATCGCTTGAAGGGGAACAACCCTAAAACCCACTTGTTGGAGCCACAGCTCACTCTCTCATAAGGTACATACGCAAAGAACTAATAATTTTGTTTCGTACCGCCTGACTGTACCACCTGCATTGGTCTAACAGTAACATCTCTTTTGACAGCAGGAACAACTAAGTCACCAGGCAAGGTCTTTCGTTCAGTAAGCACGTGTTAAGTCTCCTGAATTCAGCAGGTACTACTAGGGAAATGACAATTTACAACGTATCTTTCAAATCCTTTGAGTCAAAatcctttttcttattttcccttgATGTCAACTTCACAGGTGTCACAAGGAGCAAAATGTGGAAGCAGCGTACTTAGTATTTCAAAAGGCCAAAATGAAACTCTATTTCTTTTAAGTTATTGTAAAACTCTGGGGGAACACACTTTGTAATCCCTAGACTATTTTGGATTTATGAAATTGCTTCCATTTTAGGTTTATCATTGTTTTTGGATTGAATGTGGATATGGTAAGTTGAATATTAAGGCAATGTCCTAGTAGGCTAATTGATGGACAGAAACTAGCAAATTGTTCCTCCTACAGGAAGTACCCAATGTGCGCGTGGTCGAAACAGAGGGATTCGAgcatctgtagacacctcgtttctacacctctcgcaaaccacccggtgatgattgggccgcatgtttgatccgcggaacgatttgtgacaattcgtaagattatcgtcaagtgattgctcaaatattaatgtcaacctcttagttgtcatctacgtcctgatacggtcgttttgcaagtaattagagtgcattcgagtccgggtcaaaaaccgtctccattttatGATAGTTTGTTAaatccgagtcgaatgttggaatgttcggataattctattccatatttctcaaattttatcttttggcaaataatatcccgtaatatttacgtaagatattaaagataatctaatcaattccgtcctaccataactaaaacgcggaaatctttcttaaacagaggaaacctctcgggaatagacgcaagcagtctgcgcctcttccaagagacgcagatgatcgctgcgcctcttcccaggcccttctttgcatgatttacgtatcttttttatatctttccgagattcacttccaaagagtctccgaaaccctaaacctccgtgtgattagtataaataggagctttcgttcctcatatttctcacgcgagtgtccgcccttctcttctccctttgcattctagacttcgttcttactaattggcgcctacgtgcttggacttccgaccacgtaagctcggatctttccgggtaccagcctctccgttgcatgaccgaccaatttgaccactacactcaatcaacttgttaaatcgttttcctctcccgagggcattctttccttgcattcgcgtcgagcattcactaatcgatcttcttagttcatctcgttccgtcaacatgtaagtctgagggtgtaataattcctctttatttattgtattttatttattgaatcatcattgtaagattcacgtcgaaagtacctcattaaaaccgatttctaaaaccgtcttttaaaaccttttttgcggatttccagtagacagacgtcgagaaaagacgcaaagaatcgctgcgcctcttgaaggagcgcaaagcactttgcgcctcttcgtgaggccgccgcagattctcgcttcttttcttcttcctccgtccctcgtaattcgtatcaaaaatatttcttttgttttgttcgtctgttaattcgttcatcatgatagtttaataattcatatgtatattattcatccataattcacatgttttaatccgacttaaatcccttataatccaatatttgcgggtttttcgtcattaatattcaattcgagttttagaagttcaatttcatcatattgagtttctgggatttatTGTTGATACATTCTAATCTGTTTATTCATTAATTCGTCGTATTCATCACGTTAgtaattagtttagttagtttgttttattaattattcGTTAACATCGGCCCTTCACATAATTAGTCCGtttgtttccgtctcatccatgttttactgtttttatgactttaatcgcatgtaaataatccattaattactttcatccgagtaGATAATTTAATCGGTCCATAAAATTAACAATTCACATTAACGGTTTGCGTTAAAACttgccagaactcacccttggaaagacgcaaagaatcgctgcgcctcttccaaagggcgcatgtTGCTGCTGctttgttcgagatgagttcgtccccgaactcctttcctgccttgacgtagtttaattagtttacgtattaattcactaatattcgtattatcaccttctgatctgtcgtgttttattcttttatttctttttctcaaataatccgttttaaaggtattttcgacatgaatcacctagtccattgtaattaatgtaattttcattattgtaattcataattattgtatttcttttattgcttgtatgttctcacatgtaaatgagcattaaattccaacttcgacccaattgtatgctaattaattgtcaaccgacttagttaaatcttcacatgctaggattaatcaatggatgttgcattgcatgcatatagccgacgatatatcgagtacgaataaaactccctaatcattagtagaggccgctatcgaggcgggcgggattaggtgttcgatcaaaagagcttcctaatacgtaccctcaccccttactccagatctccgtgagcacccgtgttcattggcatccacgagagtcattctagacatagaatgctaagggtaacgattgcttagtgttcatgtcactactttgtgtcttgacatgacacgaggtattcgaacggttccaatttcccataaaaattggtggcgactccttacaaaatgcaaacgcttgttttcgagccccttcaccaagcgcccccgtgggcggcccgctgtccacgtttggcgactcattgggatatacacttacgtgtagctagggtgaaacttgaacaaggttagggaataagtttgtacaagacaattgtcggttttcataactcggtcttcctagaccgtttaattcggccttcctaggcccaacccaacccattcgaccaatcgtcccgtctaaacggtcctaattcttatttgggcctaaggatggatagcgattgacgtcatccataccatgatgcttactcttgttggtatcaaggaccttcactacttgaggaaatggactaggaatcggccttactcttgtttggcacgagcctctccacagacttcgggtttgatggttcggtatggcaacccaccctttaaaccaaaacccttctaaatgcactcagcatcccgttataatgcttgtataaatgtgtataccttacgtgatcaccatttcaaaacaaatcatgacaaattttcaaaaatcaaaacccaatttcaatcaagaatttcgaaaagggggcctttaattagcacaaaatccggtcaaaattctgtccgtttgtcgtgtcaaaattcgggccataagcccatttcaaacctcacctcgagtccactcctacaactacactacagttggctaggacacacattttcaaagaccttctctttcttcaaaactcactcaacacaagtggcacacacccacttcacgagtcaaaacttttcctcttttagcaagtgtgatagaatggtcgatcgtgttttgattcgtcgtcgatctcttatccagttccaAGATGccgggtcaagtgatgaaacaaacctccaaagcaaattcaagaaaatagtgatcgaatcctagccgcgatagcccaaatgcaaatcactcaagaacaaacctatgaccgcctcgaacttatcgaaggccgcatctttgatgtagagggaaagttgcctcccgttaaagaagtactacaattttctgatgacgagtctaaagatgagaatcctctccAAGGGACGATcagtgagaaaagactccaatacctagaggagcaattgatgtaccttaagggggatgacatttacagggagaacaatcgtaagtatgaagccgtcaattccaaattgcccactaactttagcatgacggatatccctaagtttaaaggacatgagaatcctttgaaccacatccgcaccttcaaggactacatgtctatcaaaggcatcaaacccgagatgttcttaaggatctttccttcatctcttgacaccatcccaaagcaatggttctacactttagatcacaaaaaggtcgctacttgggaggacgccgccatcgaattctcgaaacaatacgctgATAATGCCGAGAtacaagtcaacatgcgcactctagaggttcttacccaaaatgacaaggaaggattcaccgacttcctaagtaggtggaggaaaactagtacccaactagttgaacgcccggatgaggccactcttgtagaaaagtttgtggacaatctcaagcccatatatgccaaccatttgagatatcaaaacatcaagaccttcaaagacttaactgtactagggacacgaattgaagacgacatccgtaaaggactcttgtccaaaacggtaggtcgagggtaccaagggtccacaagtcgttcatacggctctactagcaaggccgacgaagttaaccttctcgagccatccaagaaaactagcccaccaaggaagttcacaaaccttggggatacatactccaacgctctaaaaagactaatgaagcaaggtaaactccaacccattgggcctactcccgaacctgaaaggaagtccaaattctgggatgaaaattcctactgtgaataccataggggcaaggggcacgatacagaaaaatgctacaagttgaaacacgtgcttcaggatatgattgaagacggtcgacttccaatcccaccaggaggtaaacccaacaacactcagaatcctcttggagttctagtgattacaagtgacgaatctaccttagattactcacatctcatttctcccaccgaaaatgaaattcatgcaattgagaaagaaagactctactctaccatctcccctaccatttccgacttcatcgcatgggcaaggagtgtagatagacaagtgtgggaactagaaaacatggtaacgaccttacgcgatcccaaggcaacgcctaaagaacgcatACCATTGACTTTcgctcaaaatgccactatgcaagaagtagtcgccgtggtcgacaagctagtcgatcaaattatacaactagaaagtgacatcatgaggatgaaggaactagctgcaatcaatggggtttgggccgatgacgacgaggacgagtatctcatcgaaaactccttagtcaaagaaatagtccaaaatggcgaagaccaagatgtggatcacctaactcgctcgggtcgtccgtaccaaagcactactcaaaacggtccaaccaatgtcatcacaccaaatgacaacgaagacgaccccaccgatcatttgctcaagcaattacgtaAAACCAAGGCCGATCTTTCgccggcaactagtggcaagctcattcccgcatcgccaagctttactgcaagctttggccaaactgaatgtggcgcataactctactcccgaagatgtagtcaacttggtcttccaagaatcaccgaggttaagtaatcctattactttctcagatgaagacttgccaccttttggcgctagtcacaaccttgctctatacatcactgtcatttgtttaaagaagaatgtgccaatgactttggtagatgatggctctgcggtcaacgtcatacccctcaaaacggcatacaaattgggcatgaaagagtcggattggactcccaccaatcaaggtgtacgtgcatacgaCGGCACGCGACGAaaggtggttggacttgctagcctaaccatagccacgggaccaatcgagcgaaaagtcaacttccaaatagtggacattgaagcttcattcaacatacttctgggaaggccttggattcatgcttcgaaagcagtaacatccactcttcaccaaaagatcaagatcccactcaatggcaaagttgtgacgatcacttcgtcgcctatcaaggcaataattgagaagcaatcaaacaatcaagtccttacggatcccatatacgaacttgggggcttccaaagtgtaaatatcatagaaagtgagttggcacccttatactataatccctactctaacctggtggtcaaccacatactcaaaaatcagggatacttccctggaatgcctttgaacccgattcggaagaacaccttcgcgccatacaagaaaggcaactcatcgagaataccacttggactagggtacaaacccacagctgaagaagttctcgaaatgctcgctcaagtccaaaatcgcaagtatgtaggagtccaaatgaggccatatctccccaccttaaatggatacttcgttcaagaaggaagttcagaactctttcacgggtttcccgaaccttggcattaccttgagaggaagttagccggaatcgagatctttcacgattgctacttcatccctcccgaaacggttcctaccgtcaaaacccgtcaagcaccttgctttgacgaacaagccgttagcctattatttggagaggaccgattcattagagccgcgcaggatgagatcattactatgatactccaggacgatcgcttcaaccccaccgcgttgatcacataAATCGACACAAAAGATcagaaagg
Protein-coding sequences here:
- the LOC141620654 gene encoding uncharacterized protein LOC141620654, whose amino-acid sequence is MKNLKRRLEEIGGNWADELIFVLWSDRTTLKVATGQTPFRLVYGAEAVIPSEVQVPTHRYANATEERNQVEMASSLDTIDEPRTSTQIRMATYKQTAAKSYNKNLRLRTLQVGDLVLRKVFLNTKNQSAGKFAYNWEGPYRIEGIVGNGAYKLETMDGEAVPRSWNIIHLKKYYVRGSRCRTQKFHL